A window from Planifilum fulgidum encodes these proteins:
- a CDS encoding Mini-ribonuclease 3 has translation MIGMTDEKLPKRPEEMNPLLLAYIGDAVYELYVRYHLLARGILRPDELQRSATAYVSAAAQAEAVRRTEEMLTEEERDILRRGRNARPGSIPRRAAPADYRASTGLEALVGYWYLTGQSERLHQMMHAILHRMEEGESG, from the coding sequence ATGATCGGAATGACGGACGAAAAGCTCCCCAAAAGGCCCGAGGAGATGAATCCGCTGCTTCTGGCCTACATCGGGGATGCGGTGTATGAACTGTACGTGCGATACCATCTGCTCGCCCGGGGCATTCTCCGGCCGGACGAACTGCAGCGGAGCGCGACCGCCTACGTTTCGGCGGCGGCCCAGGCCGAGGCGGTCCGGCGGACGGAGGAAATGCTGACCGAAGAGGAGCGGGACATCCTTCGGCGGGGCAGAAACGCGAGACCCGGAAGCATCCCCCGGCGGGCGGCGCCGGCCGACTACCGCGCCAGCACGGGTCTGGAGGCCTTGGTCGGCTATTGGTATCTGACGGGACAGTCCGAGCGGCTTCATCAGATGATGCATGCGATATTGCACCGGATGGAAGAGGGCGAAAGCGGATGA